From Bradyrhizobium sp. sBnM-33:
CCGAGTTGAAAACGCATCATAAAGTGGCAGCGCCCCCCTCGCAACCTCGCCCGTGTGGGCTATTTGAAGCGGTTAATGGCCCCGGGATCGCCCCGACGGGTATCTGGAACTGCCGGCGTGGCTCTGCTAGCGCATCTAGAACGCTGACATTTGCGGGACAATCGACATGACCGACGCCATCCGGCCGCTGATCGCCGGCAACTGGAAAATGAACGGCCTGAAATCTTTCTTAGGTGAATTCGAAGCCATGATCGCCGGCGCCGGTGCGTTGGCCGGCAAGGCCGACCTGCTGGTCTGCCCTCCGGCCACCCTGATCGGCGGCTTTGCCGACAGGGCGCTCGGTTCAAAACTCGCCGTGGGAGCCCAGGATTGCCATGCCAAGGCCTCGGGCGCCCATACTGGCGATCTCTCGGCGGAAATGCTGGCGGATGCCGGCGCCAGTGCCATCATCGTCGGGCATTCGGAGCGGCGCGCCGACCATGGCGAGACCGATGCGCAGGTTCGGCAGAAGGCGGAAGCGGCTTGGCGGGCGGGGCTGGTGGCGATCGTCTGCATCGGCGAGACCCAGAAGCAACGCGACGCCGGCCAGACGCTGGATATTTGCGGCGCGCAACTCGCCGGTTCGTTGCCGGACGGCGCAACATCAGCCAATCTGGTGGTGGCCTATGAGCCGGTCTGGGCGATCGGCACCGGTCTGACGCCGACACCAAAAGATGTCGAACAAGTTCATCGCTTTATCCGTGATGTTCTCACCAGCCGATTTAAGGCGGAGGGCAGCAAGATCCGGATTCTTTACGGCGGATCGGTCAAGCCCTCGAGCGCCGCCGAACTGATGGCGGTTGCCGATGTCAATGGCGCGCTGGTCGGCGGCGCCAGCCTGAAGGCAGCCGATTTCCTGGCGATTGCAGAGGCGTGCTAGCTCAGGCGGGCGCGCCTTCCTGCAACCGCTTCCAGTAGATCAGCGTGCCCGTCAGCCCGCCATGGGGTTTAAACGCGTAGTCCGGAATCACGCCGGTCAGCTTAAATCCCATCCGTTCATATAGGCCGGCCGCGCCTTCGTCCTCGGCAGTGTCGAGCACCAACAACCAGCGCCCGCGCGCGATCGCCAGCCGCTCGGCCTCGCGCAACAGCGCCGTGGCGATCCCGCGGTGGCGGTGACTGACGCGCGTCATCATCTTCGCTATCTCGGCGCGATGCGGCTGGTTCGGCGGAAGATCGAGCAACAGCGTGACCGTCCCGATCAGCCTGTCCCCGTCAAAGGCGCCAAGGATGATCCGCTCGCCGCGACCTGCAGCGCCAAGCGAGTTGGACCAGAACGCCTCGGCCGCCTTCTGTGACAGCGGATGCATGAAACTGACCGAGCCGCCATTGGCCACGGTTTCGATCAGCAATTCACTGAGCATCGCGCAAGTTTCGAGCGAAGGTTTCAAGGCTTTGATCAGGATGTCCGACATCTGGATGAATTTCCGCAACATTCAGCTTCGAGGATTGGCGGCGCGCTGGACCCGCGCCCGTTTGATCTCTGCAATCCGCTCGACATCCTCGATCTGCAGGTGACGGCCGCGTTCGAGAATTTCCAACGTGTATTCTTCGTAGGTGAGGCCCAGCCGCTCGGCTTTCCGGATGCGGAACGCGACAATGCCAGGCGAGGGGTTGTGCCAGGCCGCGCGATGCGCCGCCTTCCAGTAGAAGTAATTGCCGATGCCGCCGTCGCCCCATTCAGGCCGATGCTCATCCTCGAGCGGCGGCCCGCCATTGTGGCCGGCCGGAATCGGGTCGTCAGTGCTGTCAGGCTGGGTCGCGGCGTTCTTGCAGACGATCTCCAGCATCGGCGTCAGCTCCGGGCAAGGGCAACGACGTAAGTGCAGGGCGCGGTGGTCTCGTTAGCGAACGTCACTTCCGCCGGCGGACCGAATCCGAGGCAGTCGCCGGCCCCAAGTTCATGACGTTCGCCGCCATCGATCAGCACGAGCGAGCCCGACAACACCCAGAGGACCTGACGGATGTGGGCGTAGGACGAGGCGGGCAGTGTCACGCGCTGCTTCGCCGGCATTTCGACCTTGATAATCTCAATAGGATGATCGGGCCGGTTGAACACCTGCCGGCGCAAGTAGCCGGTTTCGGGATCGCGCCACACCGGCTGCTCGGCAGCGCGCGAAAGACGCCCACCGTTGCCCTCGGCGCGCAGCATCAGGCCGGCAAGGGTGAGGTCGAAGGCGCTGGCGAGCCGAACCAGCACCACCGCGGTCGGGCTGACTTCGGCGCGCTCGATCTTGCTGATGGTGGCTTTTGACACGCCGGAGCGTTCGGCGAGGTCGGCCAGGGACCAGCCGCGACTGTCGCGCTCAAGCCGCAGACGCTGGGCGAGCCGGGTGCTGAGGTCGTCTACTAAAGTATCCATTCGTCTATTATAAGAGAAATGGGCGCGACCTCAAGCCCCAGATGCGAACGTCGGGCGAGAGGTGCGGACGGCCTTGCCGTCGCGCCTGCGGCAATTATCTCCACCGCGGCGGTTGGGGGTGACAATGCCCCGTCCGATCGTGTAACACCGCGCAACTTCAGGAAAACCCGCAAGCCCTTGGTGCAGCCGAAGCCCGGCGCTGTCAGCTTGTGACGGAAGGTTTTGAGATGCAGACCGTCATTATCGTCGTTCACCTCATGATCGTCGCCGTGCTGATCGGCGCGGTGCTGCTGCAGAAATCCGAAGGGGGCGGCCTCGGCATGGGCGGCGGCGCCGGCTTCATGTCGAGCCGCGGCACCGCCAACCTGCTGACGCGCACCACGGCAGTCTTGGCGGGCCTTTTCTTCGTGACCAGCATGACGCTGGCCTGGCTGGCAGGCGTCGACCGCAAGCCTGCTTCGATCCTCGGCACACCGGCGACGCAGTCCCAGCCCGGTGGCGCGACGCCGGTCGCCCCGCCGACCTCCGGCGGTGTGCTCGATACGCTTAAGAAGGTGGATGAGCAGCAGGGCCAGTCCGGCCCGCAGGCGCCGCGTTCGCAATAAAGCAGGGTGGCTATGCAGGGCGGCCCTCTACCGTCCTGCATCAGAACTTCCCATCAATGCTCTGAAATCGCTTTAAAATTCACGTCACCCACAGCCCGGCAAAATGTTTGCCTGCGCGCGCGATTCGTTTTGGAGAATCGGGGCAGTAGCCTTAAAGGTAGAATCCCATGGCGCGGTACATATTCATCACCGGCGGCGTGGTTTCTTCGCTCGGAAA
This genomic window contains:
- the tpiA gene encoding triose-phosphate isomerase, translating into MTDAIRPLIAGNWKMNGLKSFLGEFEAMIAGAGALAGKADLLVCPPATLIGGFADRALGSKLAVGAQDCHAKASGAHTGDLSAEMLADAGASAIIVGHSERRADHGETDAQVRQKAEAAWRAGLVAIVCIGETQKQRDAGQTLDICGAQLAGSLPDGATSANLVVAYEPVWAIGTGLTPTPKDVEQVHRFIRDVLTSRFKAEGSKIRILYGGSVKPSSAAELMAVADVNGALVGGASLKAADFLAIAEAC
- a CDS encoding GNAT family N-acetyltransferase — protein: MSDILIKALKPSLETCAMLSELLIETVANGGSVSFMHPLSQKAAEAFWSNSLGAAGRGERIILGAFDGDRLIGTVTLLLDLPPNQPHRAEIAKMMTRVSHRHRGIATALLREAERLAIARGRWLLVLDTAEDEGAAGLYERMGFKLTGVIPDYAFKPHGGLTGTLIYWKRLQEGAPA
- a CDS encoding helix-turn-helix domain-containing protein, with amino-acid sequence MDTLVDDLSTRLAQRLRLERDSRGWSLADLAERSGVSKATISKIERAEVSPTAVVLVRLASAFDLTLAGLMLRAEGNGGRLSRAAEQPVWRDPETGYLRRQVFNRPDHPIEIIKVEMPAKQRVTLPASSYAHIRQVLWVLSGSLVLIDGGERHELGAGDCLGFGPPAEVTFANETTAPCTYVVALARS
- the secG gene encoding preprotein translocase subunit SecG → MQTVIIVVHLMIVAVLIGAVLLQKSEGGGLGMGGGAGFMSSRGTANLLTRTTAVLAGLFFVTSMTLAWLAGVDRKPASILGTPATQSQPGGATPVAPPTSGGVLDTLKKVDEQQGQSGPQAPRSQ